The genomic interval tccaactaaaatgaaatggACACTTACGAAATATGATTAGCTGCAATATCGGTGTTGATATggccataaaaaaaaattttatcattaattttcagGTCGCCATATTTAAATGGCTATTCAAGTTTAAATCTTAGAGAAAGTAAGGATCAAAAATAGATCTGGGCTTTATCGACCActctaattttgtttttcctttttttaataagaacaTCTAACGTTGCCATTAGACTATCCATTTAGCAGCAGTCCAATAGTGGACCTATGCCCAGTGCCCTTAACATTGTTGAGAGAACTATTCAAATCGTCCTGGGAGCTCTTTCTCTTTTcgatgaaaaaatgaaataaaaggaGACTTATTTTCAATGTTGAACTGATGAACCAGCCTCggtaaatttatgaatattattgaaaatttatatatctAGAGGTCTTGTAGACATCAAATTGTAATacatctataaattttaacaattaaataaaacatacaaCAAACATTAATATTCTCAAATCAgtcatcacttttttttttgggaaatttacactaataaccataaaaattttagtttttttcatcttaacccctcaaacaaatttctatcaacattagccataaaagaACCGTTgagaccaaattacccttctctCTCATCTCCCTTTCCTCTTCCTCTTGCCTTCTTCTCTCCAGTTCTCTATTAATTTCAACATCcacctctttcttcttcttctctctcctatAATCCTCGTAATCGTTCGGTCTAGCGGGGTCGTGCTCCTCGATTACGGTCGAAGTCACGTCGACCAATGCCGGTTGCGGCAGCGCTACCACGTCGTCGGGGGAAGGTGCGATTGCAGGTGAGGAATGGGGTCTAGTCGGGAGAGAATTTTGGGTGGTTTTGGGTTTGGATTGGGGCTTGAGGATGGTTTGTGGTGGCGCGAAAATTGACCAGACAGTGGTGGTTGTGTTGGTGGGTTTGTCCTCATCGGAGGGTGGAGGTAGGTATCCGTACAGCCCGCCTAGCATTTCGCAACGTGGCTTTTGATGGAAAATCCCGGGGAATTTGAATTCCGAAATTGGATTTTAGAGAATTAAAAAgctgattttgttttgttgtttgggTTGTCTGATGAGATTCGATCTGAGGTAGAAGAAGATATTACATACGAATAAGAAGAGACGAACAAAGACGAAAGGACTGgcgaaaacaaacaaatactgAGGTAGAAGAAGGCAACCTGTCGCACgaagcttggtgcgacaggtgcctgtcgcacgaagcttggtgcgacaggtgcctgtcgcacgaagcttggtgcgacaggtgcctgtcgcacgaagcttggtgcgacaggtgcctgtcgcaccaaggcatggtgcgacaggtgcctgtcgcaccaaggcatggtgcgacaggttgcctgtcgcaccaaagtttggtgcgacaggtgcctgtcgcaccaaggcatggtgcgacaggtgcctgtcgcaccaaagcttagtgcgacaggtgcctgtcgcaccaagactTGGGCTTGTCGCACCAAGTTTCTTTTCGTttgtaaagaagggtaatttggggagaaaagCGTGtatttggctaatgttgatagaaaaaagttgagagggttaattcgaaaaatagtaaaaattttatggttattttcgtaaatttcccttttttttttataatattgctactttccttttgaataatattaaaaagcatTAACTGtgtttaattatgtaaataatattgtttggattagattagatttgGCCCCATCCCAAGGGGCTGACCAATTCATGATGGTCATTAAATCTTCAATGACTTACCCATATGGTTAGTTGGTCTACCCAACTGCCTCTTTAAATACAGTTGCACTCGCTaactttaatttcttgagTTTTCGAAATGTTATTCCACCAATTGTTACGGGAGATTGGATTCTCTGAATGTGTGGGTAAAGGTCTTTGTATGTTCAGTGTTCGACTGTCATGGCCGTATTGCCATTGCATTGAATAAAGGTGTTTCTATGCTGTCAGTGAATAATATGCTAGCTGGCTAATGGCTATAGCTGCAAGCCTGCAACCCTTTCTTCCACTCTACTAACTcggtacatatatatattcctaGATTCTTCTACTGTAGTAGTAATGCTACAACATTTGTTTTTTCCAATTATCGACATGGATTTTAGTTCCAATTATGGGTAGGGATGTCAATTGTGCCTGCAAATCTATCAATCCGTCTAGATTTGTTTGTCAAAATTCATCCGCAGTGGATAATTTTACGGGTTGTGGGTGAGTTTGGTATTTCAAATTGAAATGCGCACTTGGATACGGGTGGGTTTGATATTAACTTAATATCCGGCGGATACCTGTATGGATATCCGCCAGAtccataatatttatttaaatatttttaatttattttaaattaaattaaaaatatttaaatctaaaaaatatataaagaaaataatgcaattatGCAAAGTGCCAAATAACATAATAGCAGACTTCATCCAAAGATGTTGGAGGCTTTAATGTGTGCTCAAAATTGGTTGTGTGCTCAACTTAATGGTatgaaaatacatttttaCTTAAATAGAATATAATATCTATTATACATTACAAACTTATAATCATCtatcttttttcttgatatACTTGTTACTTGTAGATGtataatcttttaataaagTAGGAAATAACAAATTCTccaaaaatgaatatattgtTGATGAGGTAAGAAACTAAGTTTATTTACCTTAATTAAtggattattatatatacttattatattttttatggactatttttctttaacttaatgcatgaattatttcattattataatttttttcttcagattaatatttgaaaaatattattatttggaaaatattaatcttaattattattgtaggCATCATGTTAGATCGATGCTAATGGTGGTGAATAAAATGAAGATCTTTTCTTGGAGTTTGtgttgaataataatatgaaatgtaattattatttttagatattagtttgtgattttttttaatggatttgtgtaatttacaCTTAAAATTGAGAATTCGTGTTAGAttgatgttaaaattttaatttttcatttacattggttaaattaaaattgagtatgttatgtagaatttgaggttattattataaatttatatgttgaatatttgttattttaaatgtaaaaactCGCAAAAAATCCGCtggataccattgcgggtttggtaattgtcaaAACCCATAGCAAGTaggttttctttaaaaaattaaaacccgcttacattttttttatcaattcaaCCGATTATAATATGTCATATTAGTTTGtataataatcttttaataaatacaaatatattaactgagacttttttaagtaaattttagaaatatgaCGGTGCATTTGACTCAATCCTAAGGGGTGAAGGGACATTAACCCTTTCTATATTGATTTATctcataaatttaaagttcTAACATCTCAACCGCTTAATGAATATGCAACAAATATAGTACAGAAGTAATTTATTGAAACGgtacaaaaattagtaaaaagaaaacaaaaagtaaagatCTATTGAAAATTCTAACTCATGATGGATATCATATAATAAAAGATCAACAGTAACTGGCCCAAATTAAAGCCTAAACTCGAATCGAGTTTCTAATTTCCAGTAAGAGGCTCGTGAGTGGTAACAAACCTAGATTTTTTGAGTATATCCACTGTCATATCTATACACACACAATGTCCATCTTATAGACTGAAAGGCCCAGTTGTAGAGAAAACattggaataaaaaaattactgttaattttgttatgaCCCAATTTAAGTACTATTGTTACTGGCACGTAAACCAGACAAAATTTAATACGATCCGATTACCCGATATAAAAATGATACAAACAAATGGGTATGAGTCATCAAATTtgacaagattattaaatggaCTGAGTTCGGGtttacacaatttttttcatgtCGGGTTAGGGTTAAAGTTCTTAACCTATTTATCCGAACAATGAcacgattatattttctatttcaaattaatttttagattcttttcattaaaactcaaatattgggcacgattctctttttttaattttttcggGGAAGATGGATGTATACatagtgttttatttataaaatttgatataaatttaaaactttaatagtGTAAGTGTGTAAAATATTGATACACATGTATATTTATGATATCGatatgtaatattatttatatatatataatttaaactttaaatagtgtaaatgtgtaatatgTTGGGGTGTATGTGTTTAACACttgttaaatatttagataTCAAACAGGTTATTGGGTGACCCATTTATCTTTCGTGCCGAGTTTAagtctcaatattttaacacaattattCAATGGGTCGTGTTTGGGCCGacttaaatttgacacgatacGAACACGAGCCGGTGACCCATTTTGCCAACTCTACTACCACACTTAAtaatttgaagtttttaaaGTTCTTTAACTAACATAATACGCAGTTAAGGATTCaagtaatttgattttttttttgtttaaatatataacGCGGAAATATATACTTCTCCATTTGTTGGacccaaaatatattaatatttatttgatattgcTTACGgtaggggggggggggggtggtcGTGGCTTGCCAAAACTCAACCCTTGtttagtattaaaaacaatattaaaaatccACTATTTTGCTACTTTGAAAAGCTCAAGCGAAGTTGGCTGCGGTGCCCATGCCTTGTTGAATATCTTTGACTCCAATTTCATTCTCATGTGCGAACATAAATATTCTTTGGTATTTCCTCACTTCTTCACAACCCTTCAAGGGAAATAGGAGCCGTGGTGTGAAAAGAAtactagctagctagctaacTAGCTTTCTCCAtctaacaaaaatataaaaaaacaaaatgtaagCGGTACCAAATTAGAAAAGATTTTGAAGACATTTAAGCCCATAAGTTTTAAATGAACTATAGGCCAAAATCTCAGGGCATGGAACGTGCCATTAAGTTGACAATTATAATGGACAAATATCTGATGATGTCAATCAAACTACCAGCTCTTACGCCTATAAATACTAATACATAGCTAGCCAATTCCACAAGACAAAcaccccccaaaaaaaaataaaattctcaaTCATCAATGGCTTCCCTCCGAAGCCTTAGCTGTGAAAGCCAAATTCCGGCGGAGCTCTTAATAGCTAGCGTCATGCAAATCCATGCTAGCATATCCAAGCTTGAGTCTCTAAAGCCTTCGAAGCAAGTCAATAGCATCTTCTCTCGCCTTGTGAAATTATGTACCATCCCTTCATCCATTGACATAACGGCCTTACCACAAGAAGTTCAAAAAATGCGAGAGAGCCTCATTGTTCTTTGTGGCCGTGCTGAAGGCCTATTGGAGCTAGAATTTGCAACATTTCTAACCAAAATTCCCCAACCCTTAAATAATCTCAGTCTCTTCCCTTATTATGGAAATTATGTAAAGCTATCCAAGTTGGAATATACAATCCTCAGTGAAAATGGAGTGGTGCAACCCAAGAAGGTTGCCTTTGTGGGTTCGGGCCCAATGCCTCTCACTTCTATTATAATGGCTAAACATCACTTGACATCCACTCActttgataattttgatattgatgaGGCAGCAAATGATGTGGCTCGCAGCATTGTTGCTTCGGATGCTGAGTTTGAGGGGAGGATGAAGTTTCTGACTCGTGATATAATGGAAGTAAAAGAGCAGCTTGGGGAGTATGATTGCATATTTTTGGCAGCTCTTGTTGGTATGAGTAAAGAAGAGAAACTGACGATTCTTGGacatataagaaaatatatgaaGGATGGAGGAATTTTGCTAGTGAGGAGCGCAAAAGGGGCAAGGGCATTTTTGTATCCGGTGGTGGTGGAGCACGACTTGTTGGATTTTGAGGTTCTCTCAGCCGTTCATCCCAATGATGACGTGATCAATTCGGTTGTTCTAGTTCGCAACTCGCAAGGCTATCTTTAAATCACTACAAATGAAATGCCCGAGCTTCTATTTGTTGTGATTCTTAATCGATCACTCTATCTTATagcttcaattttttctttttttcctatgCAGTTTCTgctattttgttgttttaaagaatttttttcagGTTTGTTGATTTCTTCTTCTGCATTAGTATTCTCTTTGTTGTATACTTGTGAATATATGGATGACTTTGTTGAATAATAACTTTAGTTAAGTAACTACCTCTGCTGATGCGGCAGCTGAGTCAGCAAGGTTGTTATAATTAGTTTTAGAATCTGTTATTTCGTTAGTAATGATTGTTaatcatttgtaatctttgcTCATTCTTCACACGTGAGTTAACAAATCCTGAATGTTCTGGATACCAGTATATAAGCTCATTGTACTTTTAATTTAGATGAATGAAACTGATGAATTGTTCTGcaaaaaattttctcatagtttattagattttctttcactttctcAGTAACCAAACAACTTCAATTTGGTATCAAAGCCATAATCAATCATTTCACATGGCTTTAACAAACTTAAACACAAACATCTCATCAACACTATCATCGTTTACCTTCACTATTCCAATCACTTGACAGATCTTACTACACGATCTGAAagtctcaaattctctccttAGTTCGAGCCAATGAACTTGAAAATCTTCTAGATGGCTCTAAAACTTGTCCATATCGATTTCTCTCAAATGCTTTAGGAAATTCAAGTGATGTCTCCAATTCGTCTGAGAACACAAATGTTGCTCCACAAGAGAATCATGCATTTGTTGTATGGAAGAAGCAAGATCAGATGTTATTGAGTTGGTTGATGTCCTCCATCAATGTTGAAATCCTCAATCTTGTGGTAAACTCGAAAACCTCTCATGAATTGTGGACTAGCTTAGAACAACAATTTGGATATGAAATTGGTGCTAAGAAAGTTCACCTAAAAATGATGTTAAACAATTTGAAGAAAGGTTCTATAACTATCAACTGAAATCTGTCACTGATGAGCTAGCTATAGCTGGAAGTCCTGTTAGTTCTTTAGATTTCATCACTCATCTAATTTCAATAAGAAAAAGGTTATCAAGGTTTCATAATTGCTAATTTTAGAGTGataactcaaaattaatttatgtcgTCTCATAGATCTAAGAATTAAGTATGAGTAATTATCtctaatgtatatatatttttttggtttgcttTAAGGTATAATTTTTAAGCATTATAGCATCTTATTGAAAACCAAAGAATCAAAGTTTCTTAAGCATTCTATGTATTCAATTTGTTGAAAATCATAcaatcaaagaaattaaattaatattattttatcaacgttagatttaatcaaataatctctTAATTGTAAAAACACATgatattaaagataaaaaaaaaattattccatCAATCATGAGAAACAAGAACtgtaatcataaaaaaaatacacgtgggaaactaaaacaaaaagacAACTGTTTTATTCAACATGATTTCATCTTTAAGGATCTTAACCTcactataagaaaattaagtaGACATACTTCAATGgagaataacaaaataaattgaacaaGCGGGTGACACCCCAATCCCTGGTCGTTCCGGCTGTCCAAGAAGGGCTTTGCTTCTCAATTtgaatctaaaaaatattcgCTTTTGGTAGTACATTGTGTAGAGGTAGAAGGATGCCGAAGGTAAAGACAAACACTGTCTAATATCCTCCGGAGGGCTGCTGGGATTTGATCGAACCTACGCTTCGTAAATTTCAGGCAAAAATGACAGAAGCTGAAAATGATCCACATGATGGAAAGAGAAAATGTGAGGCATTGTGGCTATTTTAAAAACAGCACATCAGAAGAGCCGCTATATTTTTCTACCTTTACCACAGAAAGAAGGAAATATCTATGGAGCTATATGATTTCTGTTTGGATCATGGCCATGCAGACCGAAATCTAATTGCAAAATGCAAAAAGCCGGGTTATGAAAGTTTATGTTGCTTAAGATGTATGCAGCCTCGTGATCACAACTTCCAATCGACATGCGTGTGCCGAGTGCCCAAGAACTTGCGGGAGGAGAAAGTTATAGAGTTTGTCCATTGCTGTTGGAGAGGCCGTGCAAGTGGAGATCGATCAACTGCTCTGTAACTTTCTTAAATTGAAATGCCATCCGAAAATTATTGAGTGATACCGTAACATCATAAGGAGCGAATTGAATATCTTGTGGAATTGTTATGgttataattatattgtattgtaattttaacGTTTTCACTTTGCCTAGATACCAGTCTGCATATTAGAAGAAAACTGGGATCGTAACATtctttttggccttttttcttcatttaaagTTCTCGTCGCTTGGTTCTAAATATAGCTTTTGATAAGAGTTTGATACTCGGTGGCAATTGAAGGGGGGAGGAGGAGATTACTAGTGTCTTTTGATCATGGGAAGTTCTTTCAGTTGAAAAGGCTTTTACTagtttcaaattcatttgcaAAGAGAAGTGAAAATTTTTTGTACAAACCTTAAATTACAATTGtgaattttcatctttaaggaaaaaaataaatagaacaaGCCATGAGAGAACTTTAATTCATCACGCGCAGGCATGATCTGGATTTACAACTAATtgaattttggttattttgcCTTGAATTCCGCGTGTGAATTCGGCCCAATTGCTTCCAAAATCAATTACTCTTTAATGCTTCccaaattgttattatttacgtaatttttatccataatttttaattaatttttatttaataaaataagggtTTTCTCTagcttttttcaattttttttttgcagcgctccacttgaagttaacatttttttcactGATTCACTCCAGTTATAACACTGTTAGAACTTTACTGACATCATAagagtaaaattgtcatttcacaACGACATTATTTGAAGTCAGAAGTGGATAGGTGAAGAacaatataacttcaagtggagttcaacaaaaaaaaatgtatttttcaaaaaatacaaaaaaaaagtggtcGGTGAATAATTGTCCTTTTACATTTGGGggtaaaaaagtcatttatataatatttcgTTAGTTCTCTTAACAGTTTGAAGACGGAAGTGGACAtgtgcaaaataatataagttcgAGTGAAgtttagcaaaaaaaaaattaagaattgtgtatttttgaaaaaatacgAAAAATAGGTGGTCAGTGAATAATTTtccataaaattattcaataaaataaaaataattaaataaatatataattaaaggtAAAATATGTTTAAATTATATGCTTATCATTCATCCACCTTGATttagttcatttattttgaggTGCATATGatctaattttatcattttggaagttgaatatttgaaatattttccttcaatACTATTTATACTCACTAcaagaaaatctattatttgtaattgttgaaTACAGTAAAAAAAAGTGAAGTGTCGTTGCAAATGTGTTTTTTCAATGGCTGAAGGTAGTCACTAGCCGTCGATAATATCTTGGGTagaaatacttttttttccaaacaGCCACCGTAAATATGCTTTTTTCGAGTTAAATTAGCcatggaaaaatgataaatgcatataagaaataatatgaCCActggaaataaattaattttgaggagcaaaaacaaaaaaaaaaactaaactaTAATTGGAAATACATGTTGTTCTAATTGATTTTGcaatcaaaaatactacataCTAGTTGAAATAAGTAATATTTGCAATTGAATTGTTCCATCATAAATAATGTATTCATAGTCAAAAAAGCAATATTTTCGACGacatatttttgttgaaaattctCTGCTTTTAATAGGGATagacaattgaaaataatctatgtagttgaaatttattttattaattaccacTGGCAATTCCAATTGCctaatacaatttttaagaACATATGACTATTGAGactatattttattcaaccaacgttattattaaaatgaatgaattttcctaaataattcaattgaaattatCAGCATTCATATTGTCCAAAAacatttcataataaaaaataaagcattattatattattttcaaatgccataaatcatataaatatcaaatatcatcaaaatcatataaatatcaaatatcatcaaaatcatttgaatCAATATCAGCATCCTCTTCTGTATCAGCATCCTCTTCTGAATCAGCATAACCATCACCATCGTCCTCTAAATTAGCGCCACCATTGTCATCTGAATTAGTATCACCACCATCACCAGAATTTGCACCACCATCGTCGTTTGCATTCAATTTTCCAGTTGAATCCtgtatagaaaaattaaatgaacgtttaaaataattaagtgataatgaattatgtaaattaaaaaaaattgagattgaAAAGAACATTATACCATTGAAGAGGAATCCACAACAACTTGAGAATGAGATTGCTTTGCTTTTAACTCTTCCACTTTTTTCTATACAATAGTCAGTTGCTCTTGCGCCGCTTTTAAAGTACTCAACAAAAACTCCTCACATTGTGTGCATTTCTCTTTGTTGCATGGTCGCCTTGAAGTGGATTCATATACATCTTCAGTTTTAAGGCCTCCAAGAGCATGACCATGCTTAACACCTCCTATTACATTAAGATATATATCCTATTGTTTTCTCAGTGAGACCTCATCAGatgactcatttaattcatttctcTTTGATATCATTTGTGccttataaaaatatgaacacaataattagataaatataacatatccaatagtgaaaataatacaaacttttgaaataaaaataaaataaaataacatacaTGTAGTTCCTTAGCTTTATCACTAGGCCAACTTCCATAGCTTCGCACATGAAAATCTATTGGACTAGACTCATTCCCAATTTGCTCAACCTATcaatacaataacaataataatattaatgttacataattaattaacttgtgctataaaaactaaaatattaagaatcaaaataattattttataatagcaaagtaaatgctttaaaagcactttatgataaaatattaataaaatttatggcaACTATGGTCATTTACTagttcctttttcttcttcagtaACTTAACTGATCTAGTTGTATGCACTACTTTAGATGGTTTGTTACAGTTCAATGCGCTTGTTCTACTAGATTTctacataaaagaaaaaaaaaatgattcattACATTGAACATtgtaaactaaaattatttaactaagttgaaattacaattattgcataagatttaaataaactcAATCATTAGATTTACTTGCTCCAAATCTAACCCACTCATTGTggtgaaattaatttcaaacctAGCCCACAAACTCATATATAACACAAGTATGAATGGAAAAATCAATTCTATATGATCAGattgttaataaatatagCTAATAGATTGTTAATGAATATAGCTAATAAATAATAGGCATATTGTAGAGACTGCATTGACATTGTTAGCACTAGCACAAATGCCTATGAAATTATGGTGGGAAGCTATAAAAGCTTCAGTTTACTTGATTAATAGACTGCTTATACCAGTTATTGATCACATCTCACCATTTGAAAagcttttcaaataaaagcCAGATTATGACTTTCTAAAAGTTTTAAGATGTGCTTGCTACCCTTACTTAAGACCATACAACAAGAACAAGTTACAATTTCATACATCAAAATGTGTCTTCATTGGTTGCAGTTTAGTATGCAAGCGATCTATGTGTTTTCATAGTTCAGGTAGAATTTACATTACTAGGAATGTTGTGTTTGATAAGTGTGATTTTCCATTTAAAACAAATGAGTCCTTCAGTGTGACAAACAAAGTATCAAACAATAGTCCTATCTATAATTACAGTAAGTTTCTATATGTGCCATATGCAACAACTCATATAGATTCATTTGATCAGAACTAAGCCACATCCAATGAAGAAGAGAACTCATCAAGGAAAGACCTGAACACACCAAATCAAAAACATAACTCAACAATAATTGACACATATGCACCAAAACTCATTGTGTCTTCCAAAACACAAGCCCAAATGACGAATTAGATTTTAATGAAACACCAGAACCGAAACACCCACCAGAAATTCAACCTGAATAAACACTTTCCATACATCCCATGGTGACAAGATTCAAGTCTGGAATATTTAAACCTAAGATATACCTATCACATAAGGAACTTCAAGGGGTTAAGAACTTGCCAACAAATACAGAAAATGCTTTGGCCAGTGAGGTGTGGAGGAGAGCAATGGAGGAAGAATACAAAACCCTCATGAATAATAACACGAGAGAGCTTGTAGAACCAGACACAAACATGAAGGTTATTGGAAACAAATAGGTGTATAAAGTAAAGTACAATCCAAATGGGACTGTATCAAGATATAAGGCAAGACTAGAAGCAAAAGGATACCATCAGAAAGAGGGAATAGACTACATTGAAACCTTTAGCCCTGTGgcaaaatcatcaatagtAAAGGTCATCTTGAGTCTTGCGGTAACTTATGGATGGTACATCAAGCAAGTAGATGTGAATAATGCCTTCCTTAATAGGGAGCTTAGTAAGATAGTTTACATGTCTAAACCAGACGATTTTGAAAGTAAAAAGAAGCCAAACCATGTGTGCAAACTCAAAAAGGCACTTGATAGTATAAAGCAAGCTTCATGAGCTTGGTATGAGAAGTTAAAAGGAGCCCTATTGACGTGGGGGTTTAATAATGCAATCTCAGATACTTCCTTGTTCTAttggaaaaatgaagaaaaataagtctacctattaatttatgttgatgatatactGATGACCGAAAATAATGGCATGATGATAGAAGCTGTgatcaaaaaattgaaagaaaattttgcaCTCTAAATGTTGGGGGATTTGAATTACTTCTTGGGAATCGAAGTTAAGAGACATTGCAGGAGAATGCATCGATGTCAAGAAAAATACATACAAGATGTTTTAACTAAAACAAACATGGTTGATTGTAAATCAAGTCCGACACCAATGAGCTCATGTCCGAGGTATAGTCAACatgttgaagaagatgaaagagGAAGAGCATTTGAAGACAAAACGTTGTAAGGAGTGTAATTAGAGCACTTCAATATGCAACAATAACAAGGCCAGATATAACGTATAGTGTTGACGAGTTGTCTCAATTTGTAAAGGATCCAAGGTAAATACAGTGGCAAAGGTGTAAGAGAATATTCAGATACCTTAAAGGACCCGTAAACCACGGTCTCTACTTCACTCCAGTAGAAAGAATGGCTATTACAATATATACCGATGTTGATTGGTAGCTTACCAAGATGATAGGAGATCGACAGGTGGGTATAACATCTTTCTAGCTAGGAATCTAGTGT from Citrus sinensis cultivar Valencia sweet orange chromosome 9, DVS_A1.0, whole genome shotgun sequence carries:
- the LOC102609958 gene encoding nicotianamine synthase produces the protein MASLRSLSCESQIPAELLIASVMQIHASISKLESLKPSKQVNSIFSRLVKLCTIPSSIDITALPQEVQKMRESLIVLCGRAEGLLELEFATFLTKIPQPLNNLSLFPYYGNYVKLSKLEYTILSENGVVQPKKVAFVGSGPMPLTSIIMAKHHLTSTHFDNFDIDEAANDVARSIVASDAEFEGRMKFLTRDIMEVKEQLGEYDCIFLAALVGMSKEEKLTILGHIRKYMKDGGILLVRSAKGARAFLYPVVVEHDLLDFEVLSAVHPNDDVINSVVLVRNSQGYL